From Allofrancisella guangzhouensis, a single genomic window includes:
- a CDS encoding transposase — MYLIFNDLRNQLKQEGFINEVFSFVDASHLIAKANLWKERDKAIKEKYEKLNNEILPKVATDKQARIGCKGKDKFWYGYKKHASVDMQSGLINKVAVTPANVTDAKGIKYVCPDGGAIYADKGYCTKYANKTAKDNSFDLKEIKKNNEKVETMSVNLTFGLRFNLITGIYNFEL; from the coding sequence GTGTATTTAATTTTTAATGATTTAAGAAATCAATTAAAACAAGAAGGCTTTATCAATGAAGTTTTTAGTTTTGTTGATGCTAGTCATCTAATAGCTAAAGCTAATCTTTGGAAAGAAAGAGATAAAGCTATCAAAGAGAAATATGAAAAGTTAAATAATGAAATACTACCCAAAGTAGCTACAGATAAGCAAGCCCGTATAGGCTGTAAAGGTAAAGACAAATTTTGGTATGGCTATAAGAAACATGCTAGTGTAGATATGCAAAGTGGTCTGATTAATAAAGTAGCTGTGACACCTGCAAATGTTACAGATGCAAAGGGTATAAAATATGTTTGCCCTGATGGAGGTGCTATTTATGCTGATAAAGGTTACTGTACAAAATATGCCAATAAAACTGCCAAAGATAACTCTTTTGATCTTAAAGAAATAAAGAAGAATAATGAGAAAGTTGAAACCATGTCTGTGAATCTCACATTTGGTTTGAGGTTTAATTTGATTACAGGAATTTATAATTTCGAGCTCTAG
- a CDS encoding PhoPQ-activated protein PqaA family protein — MFRRFFLFFIAFFIYSAGVSSEISNSEICNDHTELLKPENQHKVLNCAKEVLYQKPELLKELPTIKVDGTNTTMYQDIISTVKWPWYSKDNPKSFYDLPSTTWEHLVQVYVPKNVSSDTAIIQMYLGENPIIDRDYAKPNDKFAKLAEKTKSVVIRLYQIPNQPLEGLPLFQEDFIIAYTWDKFLKNPNKYLYFPLHIPMSVATIETMDWITEMLKNKGINIQKFILSGESKRGWTTWMTSLMDNRVTGIIPVVINILNAIKQFDNINNFYGQRWPFAMLPYYIFGLTNFKNFTEKENQNMHTLINIIDPYSYIDDSSFKSRTSIPKYIINASGDDFFLPDGTYAYFSRLNGDQNLQRSIVNSGHRTFLAPDLFFEGYDFFISHLDNNEKLPTLDTKIVKKENYYNFDITYKCPNCAMTGIEATLYLAKNHIARDFRYTCMTRYQAIKDPLSKAGIYMPIVVPLNKLSSGIFQGNAKVPITSTDWQSAFIEIKYKDNQGAIIKTSTPTQIIEPDNTDIGYAQMPQDIRLIPCLILPGVIDTLPPTTTTISIMILMLIPILIWMKYVRGFIRYLGLTLFILAISIAILVIRYYGFATGTVAISLLLWLIVFTINIISLLLRFLIGIILRR, encoded by the coding sequence ATGTTTAGAAGATTTTTTTTATTTTTTATAGCTTTCTTTATTTATTCAGCTGGAGTTTCTTCTGAGATATCTAATTCAGAAATATGTAATGATCATACTGAATTACTTAAACCAGAAAATCAGCATAAAGTACTAAATTGTGCCAAAGAGGTTTTATATCAAAAACCTGAATTATTAAAAGAGCTTCCAACAATAAAAGTTGATGGAACAAATACTACTATGTATCAAGATATTATTTCTACAGTAAAATGGCCATGGTACTCAAAAGATAACCCTAAAAGTTTTTATGATTTACCATCAACTACTTGGGAACACTTAGTGCAAGTTTATGTACCAAAAAATGTGAGCTCTGATACTGCAATTATTCAGATGTATTTAGGTGAAAATCCTATCATAGATAGAGACTACGCCAAGCCTAATGATAAATTTGCAAAACTAGCTGAAAAAACAAAATCAGTTGTTATTAGACTGTATCAAATACCTAATCAACCACTTGAAGGACTTCCTTTATTTCAAGAAGATTTTATTATTGCTTATACTTGGGATAAGTTCCTAAAAAATCCTAATAAATATTTGTACTTTCCATTACATATTCCAATGAGTGTTGCAACTATTGAGACTATGGATTGGATAACAGAAATGCTTAAAAACAAAGGTATTAATATACAAAAATTTATACTCTCAGGAGAATCAAAACGCGGATGGACTACTTGGATGACGTCCTTAATGGATAATAGAGTAACAGGAATAATACCAGTAGTAATTAACATATTAAATGCTATAAAACAGTTTGATAATATCAATAATTTTTATGGACAAAGATGGCCTTTTGCCATGTTGCCTTACTATATATTCGGACTTACAAATTTTAAAAACTTTACTGAAAAAGAAAATCAAAACATGCATACTTTAATCAATATTATTGATCCTTATAGCTATATTGATGACTCTAGTTTTAAATCAAGGACATCAATCCCTAAATATATCATTAATGCTAGTGGAGATGATTTTTTTCTACCAGATGGCACCTATGCATATTTTAGTAGACTAAACGGAGATCAAAATTTACAAAGAAGCATAGTAAATAGTGGACATAGAACATTTTTAGCACCAGATTTATTTTTTGAAGGTTATGACTTTTTTATTTCACATCTTGATAATAATGAAAAACTACCTACATTAGATACTAAAATTGTAAAAAAGGAGAATTACTATAATTTTGATATAACATACAAGTGCCCTAATTGTGCAATGACAGGTATCGAAGCTACTTTATATTTAGCTAAAAACCATATAGCTAGAGATTTTAGATATACTTGTATGACTAGATATCAAGCAATTAAAGATCCTCTAAGTAAAGCTGGTATATACATGCCGATTGTAGTTCCGTTAAATAAATTATCTTCAGGTATATTTCAAGGCAATGCAAAAGTTCCTATTACAAGTACGGATTGGCAAAGTGCTTTTATTGAGATTAAATATAAAGATAATCAAGGGGCAATAATTAAGACATCTACACCAACCCAGATAATAGAGCCAGATAATACGGATATTGGATATGCGCAAATGCCTCAAGATATAAGGTTAATTCCTTGTCTAATATTACCTGGTGTGATAGATACATTGCCACCAACTACTACCACTATATCTATAATGATACTGATGCTTATACCAATTTTAATTTGGATGAAATATGTAAGAGGATTTATCAGATATTTAGGATTAACACTTTTTATCTTAGCAATATCAATTGCTATACTAGTTATTAGATATTACGGTTTTGCCACAGGTACAGTAGCTATATCTTTATTATTATGGTTAATAGTATTTACTATTAATATAATTAGTTTATTGCTAAGGTTTTTAATAGGAATTATTCTACGTAGATAG
- a CDS encoding IS701 family transposase translates to MKQRELANLYTEYLLCQNSQASATECSSMLDELVKHDSFSRMLKVGSYESKYVWLKGKGILKTYKDKPKILSIDNTISPKSDSKVNEVVNWFYDHSVGRAVKGINLISALIHVGDANIPVGFEVQTKENFVVEKDKAGRERLKRKARYTINELARKLVLKIIKNFSSFDYVVADRYFASKDNLRFFNKHKLSYVIGIANNRLVAKSKANALAGNYCRLDELGLLENETIKIYLKDIKYSLVVTRQVFKNGDNSTGEIYLITNDLNLESNHIKDIYQKRWNIEVYHRSIKQNASLAKSPTSIAVTQLNHIGLSIGAYCELEKLKLVSNKNHYALKRKMLIAANQASHREIIKMKKIFKMTA, encoded by the coding sequence ATGAAACAACGTGAATTAGCGAATTTATATACTGAATATTTGTTATGCCAAAATTCCCAAGCAAGTGCGACAGAGTGTTCAAGTATGTTAGATGAACTAGTAAAACATGATAGTTTTTCCAGGATGTTAAAAGTTGGTAGCTATGAGAGTAAATATGTCTGGTTAAAAGGTAAAGGCATTTTAAAAACTTACAAAGATAAGCCAAAGATATTATCTATAGACAATACAATAAGTCCTAAATCTGATAGTAAGGTCAATGAGGTAGTAAACTGGTTTTATGACCATTCTGTAGGCAGAGCAGTTAAAGGCATAAATCTTATTAGTGCTTTAATCCATGTTGGAGATGCTAATATTCCTGTAGGCTTTGAAGTACAAACTAAGGAAAACTTTGTAGTAGAAAAAGATAAAGCAGGTAGAGAACGTCTAAAGCGTAAAGCACGCTATACAATTAATGAACTGGCAAGAAAACTGGTATTGAAAATTATTAAAAATTTCTCTAGTTTTGATTATGTAGTAGCTGATAGGTATTTTGCTTCTAAAGATAATTTAAGATTTTTTAACAAACATAAACTCTCGTATGTAATAGGTATAGCGAATAATCGTTTAGTTGCTAAGAGTAAAGCTAATGCTCTTGCTGGTAACTACTGTAGGTTAGATGAATTAGGATTGCTAGAAAATGAGACTATAAAAATTTATTTAAAAGATATAAAATATAGTCTTGTGGTTACTCGCCAAGTCTTCAAAAACGGAGACAATTCAACAGGTGAGATTTATTTAATTACTAATGATCTGAACCTAGAGAGTAACCACATAAAAGATATCTATCAAAAAAGATGGAATATAGAAGTTTATCATCGAAGTATAAAACAAAATGCTAGTCTTGCTAAATCACCTACATCTATAGCTGTCACGCAACTTAACCACATAGGGCTTTCTATAGGGGCTTATTGTGAGCTTGAAAAATTAAAACTTGTATCAAATAAAAACCACTATGCTTTAAAAAGAAAAATGTTAATCGCCGCCAATCAAGCTAGCCATAGGGAAATTATAAAAATGAAAAAGATATTCAAAATGACTGCTTAA
- a CDS encoding transposase yields MHMEYYISESNWSTILTFLTSQKGLHTKDTVKLRKFIEAVFFILKTGAQWKYLHKDYGNSRAPSISVINTGLIKVFGII; encoded by the coding sequence ATGCACATGGAATATTATATATCAGAATCAAATTGGTCAACTATTTTAACTTTTCTTACATCACAAAAAGGTTTACATACGAAAGATACAGTTAAACTAAGAAAATTCATAGAAGCGGTATTTTTTATCCTAAAAACAGGAGCTCAGTGGAAATATCTTCACAAGGATTATGGTAATAGTAGAGCCCCATCCATAAGCGTTATAAATACTGGGCTGATAAAGGTATTTGGAATAATCTAA
- the galE gene encoding UDP-glucose 4-epimerase GalE, which produces MLKENYKIIVYDNLSNSNLEALKRVEKLVGKKIEFIEGDLLDIEKLDQVFQYEEFKAVIHFAGLKAVGESVQKPLEYYDNNVTGTLNLLKMMQKYGIKKLVFSSSATVYGIPKKLPLAETSPRSATNPYGTSKLVIEYILEDLAKSDQEWKIISLRYFNPVGAHQSGEIGEDPKGIPNNLLPYISQVAVKVREKINVFGNDYGTKDGTGVRDYIHVVDLAKGHVSALAYLEISQENGFIPINLGAGKGYSVLEIIRAFERASNTTIPYRIVERRSGDIAECYADTKCAYSKLGWKAKYSLEDMCKDAWNWQKNNPNGYTKIDD; this is translated from the coding sequence ATGCTTAAAGAAAATTACAAAATTATTGTATATGATAACTTATCAAATAGTAATTTAGAAGCACTAAAGAGAGTAGAAAAATTAGTAGGTAAAAAGATAGAATTTATTGAAGGCGACTTACTTGATATAGAGAAATTAGATCAAGTCTTCCAATATGAAGAATTTAAGGCAGTTATTCATTTTGCAGGTTTAAAAGCTGTTGGAGAGTCTGTTCAAAAACCATTAGAATATTATGACAATAATGTTACTGGTACACTAAATCTCTTAAAAATGATGCAAAAATATGGCATAAAGAAACTAGTATTTTCATCCTCTGCTACTGTGTATGGAATACCTAAGAAACTACCTTTAGCTGAGACCTCTCCACGTTCTGCAACTAACCCTTACGGAACTAGCAAGTTAGTTATTGAATATATTTTAGAAGATTTAGCAAAGTCAGACCAAGAATGGAAAATAATAAGCTTAAGGTATTTTAACCCCGTAGGAGCACATCAATCAGGAGAAATTGGAGAAGATCCAAAGGGTATTCCAAATAATCTTTTACCTTACATTTCACAGGTTGCAGTAAAAGTTAGAGAAAAAATTAATGTTTTTGGAAACGATTATGGTACAAAAGATGGCACAGGTGTTCGTGATTATATTCATGTTGTTGATTTGGCAAAAGGTCATGTCTCGGCTCTTGCATATTTGGAGATTAGTCAAGAAAATGGTTTTATACCTATTAATTTAGGTGCAGGTAAAGGTTACTCTGTTTTAGAAATAATTAGAGCTTTTGAAAGAGCTTCGAATACAACTATACCGTATAGAATTGTAGAGCGAAGAAGTGGTGATATAGCAGAATGTTATGCAGATACAAAATGTGCTTATAGTAAACTAGGATGGAAAGCTAAATATAGTCTTGAAGATATGTGTAAAGATGCTTGGAATTGGCAAAAAAATAACCCTAATGGGTATACTAAAATAGATGATTAA
- a CDS encoding NAD-dependent epimerase/dehydratase family protein, with product MKKILVTGGAGFIGSHLCERLSKNKNYQVFSLDNYFTGSEENHVKGVVYIKGSTVDIDRLITIVPDIIYHLGEYSRVEQSFDDIEKVVEFNKIGTIKVLEFVRKTRAKLIYAGSSTKFGDGGSNANASPYAWSKSSNTQLVKNYCEWFGIDYAITYFYNVYGPREIKQGKYATLIALFEEKIKNAQPLTVVSPGTQKRNFTHIEDTVEALLLIGEKGQGDEYGIGNPKSYSVLEVAKMFGGEIMMIPERRGNRITAEVISDKTIKLGWKPKKCLSEYVSSVVMKCKN from the coding sequence GTGAAGAAAATACTAGTTACAGGTGGGGCAGGATTTATCGGAAGTCATCTTTGTGAAAGGCTTTCAAAGAATAAAAATTATCAAGTTTTTTCACTTGATAATTATTTTACTGGATCAGAAGAAAACCATGTTAAAGGAGTTGTTTACATAAAAGGTAGTACCGTTGATATTGATAGGCTTATTACTATTGTTCCAGATATTATTTATCACTTAGGTGAATATAGTCGAGTAGAGCAGAGCTTCGATGATATTGAGAAAGTGGTGGAATTTAATAAAATTGGGACAATAAAAGTATTAGAATTTGTTAGAAAGACTAGAGCTAAATTAATATATGCTGGAAGCTCTACTAAGTTTGGTGATGGTGGGAGTAATGCAAATGCAAGTCCTTACGCTTGGAGTAAGTCGAGCAATACACAGCTTGTTAAGAACTATTGTGAGTGGTTTGGCATAGATTATGCAATAACATATTTTTATAATGTGTATGGTCCAAGAGAGATTAAGCAAGGTAAGTATGCGACTCTTATAGCTTTATTTGAAGAAAAAATTAAGAATGCTCAGCCATTAACTGTAGTTAGCCCAGGGACACAAAAAAGAAATTTTACTCATATAGAAGATACTGTGGAGGCATTATTATTAATTGGAGAAAAAGGACAGGGTGATGAGTATGGTATAGGTAACCCTAAGTCGTATAGTGTTTTAGAAGTTGCTAAAATGTTTGGGGGAGAAATAATGATGATCCCTGAGAGAAGGGGTAATAGGATAACTGCTGAAGTTATTAGTGATAAAACTATTAAACTAGGATGGAAACCTAAGAAATGTTTGTCTGAATACGTATCTAGTGTAGTTATGAAATGTAAAAATTAG
- a CDS encoding glycosyltransferase family 2 protein yields MSNNHNSLVSIVVPTYNAEQFIVETIFSVINQTYVDWEIIVVDDCSTDNTKKLVKELINQDSRICLIELDKNFGGPAGPRNHGVKKSRGEYIAFLDSDDIWHPQKLEIQMSIICNDAINFVCSQMQDFKAFGELKFNEYCKGTNYTMITSFKLQMRDLIPTSSVLIKKSLLLKEPFEQNIEYKAVEDYHCWMRVINHTKFCAKVDNKLLFYRRSDGQISSSKLYMTRKVYMIHRKLGRSKLISFLFTSTHVLGGIMRYIKKEM; encoded by the coding sequence GTGTCAAATAATCATAACTCATTAGTATCTATAGTAGTGCCCACGTATAATGCAGAACAGTTTATTGTCGAAACAATATTTTCTGTGATTAATCAAACGTATGTTGATTGGGAAATAATAGTTGTAGATGATTGCTCAACTGATAATACAAAAAAGTTAGTAAAAGAATTGATTAATCAAGATAGTAGGATTTGTTTAATAGAATTGGATAAAAATTTTGGTGGGCCTGCAGGTCCAAGAAATCATGGTGTAAAAAAATCTAGAGGAGAATATATAGCGTTTCTAGATTCTGATGACATCTGGCATCCACAAAAGTTAGAAATACAAATGAGTATAATCTGTAACGATGCTATAAACTTTGTATGTTCTCAAATGCAGGATTTTAAAGCTTTTGGTGAGCTTAAGTTTAATGAATATTGTAAAGGTACAAATTATACAATGATTACTTCATTTAAATTACAAATGCGTGATCTTATACCAACATCTAGCGTGTTAATTAAAAAATCTCTTTTGCTTAAGGAGCCATTTGAACAAAACATAGAATATAAAGCAGTAGAAGATTATCACTGCTGGATGAGAGTTATAAATCATACAAAATTTTGTGCAAAAGTAGATAATAAACTTCTTTTTTATCGTAGGAGCGATGGGCAAATATCATCATCGAAGTTGTATATGACTAGAAAAGTTTATATGATTCATAGGAAGCTTGGTCGTTCAAAACTTATCTCGTTTCTATTTACATCTACACATGTGTTAGGTGGAATTATGAGATATATAAAAAAGGAAATGTAA
- a CDS encoding capsule biosynthesis protein, with the protein MKIGFTNIYSFRPHVEHLYYLSKLCKDAGHEVYFLTCDSSVDTCYPRELKKTSKIKECSKCIIGGIRSYANQNITSIKTRESDLSIEVLDELTLSSSCTLTRTESEIEKDDDEVTKFRKKLYHPVGSVFESAKKWISDNNLDAVVCFNGRMELTRAVTYACEKMGVPFITHERTWFGDGLRLVPNNNCISIKQMGKIVLEYSDKFLSREQVYSAAKLIAQRFLQSNYLEWRVYNKDAHSVAWPTQTNDKKILVIPSSKNESAGNEEYETSWVDNTLALDDFIDTFNISSDQIVIRCHPNWSENIGTVTGERSLNLYKKWAEERNIYIISSEDKSSTYDLILQSDIVILNGGSSAVEAGACGKQVINLGPCAYEYSGFVTVYHSKEDMRSKGLVELSEEIVIRKTLRYVYTRLNRFPQFTDYVKAIETTKYKYYYGAKIDVLVSMFSTGKIQSNDTSYSDSSEFEDKVIGLLKEKNWERIASFNQQQSNLKPYNVRRRFVFRWVDYIRSKLPRGDR; encoded by the coding sequence ATGAAAATTGGTTTTACAAATATATATTCTTTTAGACCTCATGTTGAGCATCTTTATTATCTCTCTAAATTGTGTAAAGATGCTGGGCACGAAGTATACTTTCTAACTTGTGACTCATCTGTAGATACTTGTTACCCAAGAGAGTTAAAAAAAACAAGTAAAATTAAAGAATGTAGTAAGTGCATTATTGGAGGTATAAGGTCGTATGCTAACCAAAATATTACATCTATTAAAACTCGTGAAAGTGATCTAAGTATAGAAGTATTAGATGAGTTAACATTATCAAGTTCATGCACTTTAACGAGAACAGAATCTGAGATTGAAAAAGATGATGATGAAGTTACAAAGTTTAGAAAAAAACTTTATCACCCTGTAGGGAGTGTATTTGAAAGTGCTAAGAAGTGGATATCTGATAATAACCTTGATGCAGTTGTATGCTTTAATGGCAGGATGGAACTTACTAGAGCAGTAACATATGCATGTGAAAAAATGGGCGTTCCATTTATTACACATGAAAGGACGTGGTTTGGTGACGGTCTTAGATTAGTTCCTAATAATAATTGTATTTCTATTAAACAGATGGGGAAGATAGTGTTAGAGTATAGTGATAAGTTCTTGAGTAGAGAGCAAGTTTACTCTGCTGCTAAGCTTATTGCTCAGAGGTTCTTGCAGAGTAATTACTTAGAGTGGCGAGTTTATAATAAAGATGCTCATTCTGTAGCTTGGCCAACACAAACAAACGATAAAAAAATTTTAGTTATTCCTAGTAGCAAAAATGAGTCTGCTGGAAATGAAGAATATGAGACATCATGGGTAGATAATACTTTAGCTTTAGATGATTTTATAGATACGTTTAATATAAGCAGTGATCAAATAGTTATCCGTTGCCATCCTAATTGGTCTGAGAATATAGGAACTGTTACTGGTGAGAGGTCTTTAAATCTTTATAAAAAGTGGGCTGAAGAGAGAAATATATATATAATAAGTAGTGAAGATAAATCTAGTACATACGATCTTATTTTACAATCAGATATTGTGATATTAAATGGTGGTAGTTCAGCTGTTGAAGCTGGTGCTTGTGGTAAGCAAGTTATTAACCTAGGACCTTGTGCTTATGAATACTCAGGTTTTGTAACAGTATATCACTCTAAAGAGGATATGAGGAGCAAGGGATTAGTTGAGTTAAGCGAAGAGATTGTAATTAGAAAAACACTTAGATATGTTTATACACGATTGAATCGGTTTCCACAGTTTACTGATTATGTGAAAGCAATTGAAACAACTAAATATAAATATTATTATGGTGCAAAAATAGATGTTTTAGTTTCTATGTTTAGTACTGGTAAGATACAATCAAATGATACAAGTTATTCAGATAGTTCAGAGTTCGAAGATAAAGTAATAGGCCTTCTTAAGGAAAAAAACTGGGAAAGGATAGCATCGTTTAATCAACAACAAAGCAATTTAAAGCCATATAATGTCAGACGTAGATTCGTTTTTAGATGGGTAGATTATATTCGATCTAAACTTCCAAGAGGAGATAGGTAG
- a CDS encoding O-antigen polymerase: MLKDFLIVWCVYWVLVLILPLSSIYEHVYMAFLFQLSFVFFVFLGYKAVSLSSYKSTEVYFYNRIDLLKRFNLMITISLWISFIGCLFLLYDKIYIQHIDYFKGLAIAREQWRVKGLDRGGSISSIYSVIGYFFSSGYYLAGVLFVICAKQNSFKRNFLIIISIFLLLLFNCFMTGGRSNILLLASYILGARLLINDRGFKGIFRNRVLRKIFYLFIFLSVIYIVYIFSQRAIAGDKDLTGYLESFLPWLGLELSSKEFLNYDNFLSDVISALLLVLSYITHSFSTMVAIIQHDDENKFIIFISTLNSLNKLGLIPSPDTNWFLAGRFPSLPGAFLYQFGYVGFFFASFLLGALSGLAKRVYCSKSSSILYIGFFVSMYSVLVLSPLLLASDFMSFPFVCIIFLFISVIFKIRIRI, translated from the coding sequence ATGTTAAAAGATTTTCTAATAGTTTGGTGTGTATATTGGGTATTAGTACTTATTTTGCCGTTGAGTTCGATTTATGAACATGTTTATATGGCCTTTTTATTCCAATTAAGCTTTGTTTTTTTTGTATTTTTAGGATACAAAGCTGTTAGTTTAAGCAGCTATAAGTCTACTGAAGTATATTTTTATAATAGAATTGATTTACTGAAGAGATTTAACCTGATGATAACCATTTCATTATGGATATCTTTTATTGGTTGTCTATTTCTTTTATATGATAAAATTTACATTCAACATATAGATTATTTTAAAGGGCTTGCTATCGCTAGGGAGCAGTGGCGAGTAAAAGGGCTTGATAGAGGTGGTTCTATATCTTCAATTTATTCTGTGATTGGATATTTCTTTAGTTCTGGCTATTATCTAGCAGGTGTATTATTTGTTATTTGTGCTAAACAAAATTCTTTTAAAAGGAATTTCTTAATTATCATAAGTATATTTTTATTACTATTATTTAACTGCTTTATGACTGGTGGAAGGTCTAATATTTTATTATTAGCTTCTTATATTTTGGGTGCAAGATTATTGATTAATGATAGGGGTTTTAAAGGTATTTTTAGAAATAGAGTATTGAGAAAGATATTTTATTTGTTTATATTTTTAAGTGTAATATACATTGTGTACATTTTTAGCCAAAGAGCAATAGCTGGTGATAAGGATCTTACTGGGTATTTAGAAAGTTTTTTGCCATGGCTGGGTCTTGAACTATCATCAAAAGAATTTTTGAATTACGATAATTTTTTATCAGATGTCATTTCAGCATTATTATTAGTTTTGTCTTATATTACCCATAGTTTTTCTACTATGGTAGCAATTATTCAACATGATGATGAAAATAAATTTATAATTTTCATAAGTACTCTAAATAGCTTGAATAAATTAGGTTTGATTCCAAGTCCAGATACAAATTGGTTCTTAGCGGGTAGATTTCCATCATTACCTGGAGCCTTTTTATATCAGTTTGGCTATGTCGGATTTTTCTTCGCTAGTTTTCTATTGGGAGCGTTATCTGGATTAGCTAAAAGAGTATATTGTAGTAAATCATCTAGTATACTATATATTGGATTTTTCGTCTCTATGTATTCAGTTTTAGTTTTATCACCATTATTATTAGCTAGTGATTTTATGTCTTTTCCCTTTGTTTGTATCATTTTTTTATTTATTAGTGTTATTTTTAAAATTAGAATTAGAATATAA
- a CDS encoding acyltransferase, with protein sequence MKSKIKKVIRHSIFFRLFVSCFFLFKQVRVSLSVLIYGDLKNFIFCRGVKISSRCYLEIISDGIIDIQKHVWISHDVHMQTSSKILVGEETTIQRYATINGDVCIGNGCIIAPNVFISSGTHPFREYPGNTIRDQEKLIIKQKGSLDCLSKKIIIGDDCWLGINVVVCPGVKIGKGCIIGANSVVTKDVPDNTVMAGIPAKKIGVR encoded by the coding sequence GTGAAGTCCAAAATTAAAAAAGTTATTAGGCATTCTATTTTTTTTAGACTATTTGTATCATGTTTTTTTCTATTTAAACAAGTTCGTGTTAGCCTTAGCGTTTTAATATATGGTGATTTAAAGAACTTTATTTTTTGTAGAGGAGTTAAGATTTCTTCAAGATGCTATCTGGAAATTATATCAGATGGCATTATAGATATACAAAAACATGTATGGATTTCTCACGATGTTCATATGCAAACGTCTAGTAAAATCTTGGTAGGTGAGGAGACTACTATACAGCGTTATGCTACAATAAATGGTGATGTTTGTATTGGAAATGGATGTATTATAGCACCAAATGTGTTTATTTCCTCTGGGACTCATCCTTTCCGTGAATATCCAGGTAATACGATAAGAGACCAAGAAAAACTTATTATAAAACAAAAAGGGTCGTTAGACTGTTTATCTAAGAAGATTATAATAGGTGATGATTGTTGGTTAGGAATTAATGTGGTGGTTTGTCCAGGAGTAAAAATTGGGAAGGGTTGTATCATAGGTGCTAATTCGGTTGTAACAAAAGATGTTCCTGATAATACTGTGATGGCAGGAATACCGGCTAAGAAAATAGGGGTTAGGTAA